One Bacteroidota bacterium DNA window includes the following coding sequences:
- a CDS encoding TetR/AcrR family transcriptional regulator produces the protein MSDSPKEHQDLKRLILDTTRRLLVSNGFAGLSMRTIAREMNYSATSIYLHFKNKDALFHALIEEGMAMLFERQRKIAKQYSQDVLERLRALCAGYIKFGLEYPEYYEIMFMLHPELTTRFPKESFRRARRNLALMKITLDEGIKRDVIDVEDSHAATNVMWASLHGAVSILLARRLEARINPQDFIENMLDNIVRSVAKPQFSTA, from the coding sequence ATGAGCGATTCACCAAAAGAACATCAGGATCTAAAGCGGCTCATTTTGGATACGACCCGTCGTCTTCTCGTTTCCAATGGGTTTGCAGGGCTATCTATGCGTACGATAGCCAGAGAAATGAATTACAGCGCGACCAGCATCTATTTGCATTTTAAAAATAAAGATGCCTTGTTTCATGCACTGATCGAAGAGGGGATGGCAATGCTGTTTGAACGGCAGCGAAAAATAGCAAAACAATATTCGCAAGATGTGCTGGAGCGTCTTCGGGCGCTCTGCGCGGGGTACATCAAGTTCGGTCTTGAGTATCCGGAGTATTACGAAATAATGTTCATGCTGCATCCTGAACTAACCACCCGCTTTCCTAAAGAGAGTTTTCGCCGCGCACGCCGTAACCTGGCCCTGATGAAAATCACGCTGGATGAAGGCATCAAACGCGATGTTATAGATGTGGAGGACAGCCACGCAGCAACCAACGTTATGTGGGCATCCTTACATGGTGCGGTCTCAATCTTGTTGGCTCGTCGACTTGAAGCCCGCATTAACCCACAAGATTT
- a CDS encoding DUF4097 family beta strand repeat-containing protein, with the protein MRLHRIFPLMLLLGFVTSMPAQAFIGYDVEDIVKESFKVRAGGTLYIEMDYGNIEVEVGDDDAVHIEMIRTVRVNSESEARKIFNDFHSYSFEQRRDDVTIESRYTEKRGGWGKWGKKNRFKITMKIIVPEDYNVDFETGAGNIDLGDLAGEVNGRTGAGNITIGAVDGIVDITSGAGNVNVYGATEHVEVHTGAGNIELNDVTGYVRANTGAGNVTASITSQPESDSKLETGAGNVTVYLSRKAGVFVEAIASMGSASSDYPLKIQGKWMTKSFEGEVNGGGPDLFMRAGVGNVSLRSR; encoded by the coding sequence ATGCGCCTTCATCGGATTTTTCCACTCATGTTACTGCTGGGGTTTGTGACCAGCATGCCTGCCCAGGCTTTTATCGGCTACGATGTTGAAGACATCGTAAAAGAGTCATTCAAGGTTCGGGCCGGCGGTACGCTGTACATCGAAATGGATTACGGCAACATTGAAGTAGAAGTAGGTGATGACGATGCGGTTCACATCGAAATGATTCGCACTGTTCGCGTAAACAGTGAATCTGAGGCGCGCAAGATATTCAACGATTTCCACTCGTACTCATTTGAGCAGCGCCGGGATGACGTTACCATCGAGTCGCGGTATACCGAAAAACGTGGTGGCTGGGGAAAATGGGGAAAAAAGAACCGCTTCAAAATTACCATGAAAATTATAGTGCCTGAAGACTATAATGTGGACTTCGAAACTGGGGCTGGTAACATTGATCTAGGTGATCTTGCCGGCGAAGTTAACGGCCGCACGGGCGCTGGTAATATCACAATTGGTGCTGTAGACGGTATTGTAGACATTACTTCAGGTGCCGGCAATGTAAATGTTTATGGCGCAACAGAGCATGTTGAAGTGCATACAGGTGCTGGTAACATTGAATTGAACGACGTTACAGGGTATGTCCGCGCAAATACCGGTGCTGGCAATGTTACGGCGAGCATTACAAGCCAGCCAGAGAGCGATTCCAAGCTAGAAACAGGCGCTGGCAATGTTACGGTTTATCTCTCGAGAAAAGCAGGTGTATTTGTAGAAGCAATTGCCAGTATGGGCTCTGCATCCAGCGACTACCCACTCAAAATACAGGGTAAGTGGATGACAAAATCTTTTGAAGGTGAAGTGAATGGCGGCGGTCCGGACCTCTTTATGCGGGCGGGCGTAGGTAATGTATCGCTACGGAGCCGGTAA